One genomic region from Prochlorococcus marinus CUG1433 encodes:
- a CDS encoding cytochrome b6-f complex subunit IV → MSTLKKPDLSDPKLRAKLAKGMGHNYYGEPAWPNDLLYIFPVVILGTIACVVGLAVLDPAMLGDKANPFATPLEILPEWYLYPVFQILRVVPNKLLGIALQTLIPLGLMILPFIENVNKFSNPFRRPIAMSVFLFGTFLTIYLGIGACLPIDKSLTLGLF, encoded by the coding sequence ATGTCAACGTTAAAAAAACCAGATCTATCTGACCCCAAATTAAGAGCAAAATTAGCTAAAGGTATGGGTCATAACTATTACGGGGAACCAGCTTGGCCGAATGATCTACTATATATATTTCCTGTTGTTATTTTAGGCACTATTGCTTGTGTGGTTGGACTAGCAGTTCTAGATCCTGCAATGTTAGGAGATAAAGCAAATCCGTTCGCGACCCCTTTGGAAATACTACCTGAATGGTACCTTTACCCAGTTTTTCAAATACTTAGAGTAGTTCCTAACAAACTTTTAGGTATTGCACTTCAAACATTAATTCCACTTGGATTAATGATTTTACCTTTTATAGAAAACGTTAATAAATTTTCAAATCCTTTTAGAAGACCCATAGCAATGTCAGTTTTCTTATTTGGAACTTTTCTAACTATATATCTTGGTATTGGTGCATGTTTACCTATTGATAAATCATTAACTTTAGGATTATTTTAA
- a CDS encoding cytochrome b6 yields MANSSSVYDWFQERLEIQDITDDVTSKYVPPHVNIFYCLGGITLVCFLIQFATGFAMTFYYKPTVTQAYSSVSYLMTDVSFGWLIRSVHRWSASMMVLMLILHVFRVYLTGGFKRPRELTWVTGVVMAVITVAFGVTGYSLPWDQVGYWAVKIVSGVPAAIPVIGDFMVELLRGGESVGQSTLTRFYSLHTFVLPWSLAVFMLMHFLMIRKQGISGPL; encoded by the coding sequence ATGGCGAATTCTTCATCTGTTTATGACTGGTTTCAAGAAAGGCTTGAAATACAAGACATAACTGACGACGTAACTTCCAAGTACGTACCCCCTCACGTAAATATTTTTTATTGTTTAGGAGGCATAACCCTAGTATGCTTCCTAATTCAATTTGCAACAGGTTTTGCAATGACTTTTTACTATAAGCCCACAGTCACACAAGCCTATAGTTCAGTAAGTTATTTGATGACTGATGTAAGTTTTGGATGGTTAATAAGATCTGTTCATAGATGGAGTGCATCTATGATGGTTTTGATGCTAATCCTTCATGTATTTAGGGTTTATCTTACTGGAGGTTTTAAAAGGCCAAGGGAATTGACTTGGGTTACAGGTGTTGTAATGGCAGTTATAACAGTCGCTTTTGGAGTTACAGGATATTCTCTCCCATGGGATCAAGTGGGTTATTGGGCAGTTAAAATCGTTTCAGGTGTACCAGCAGCAATACCTGTGATTGGTGATTTTATGGTTGAGCTTCTTAGGGGTGGAGAAAGTGTTGGACAATCAACACTTACAAGATTTTATAGCCTTCATACTTTTGTACTACCATGGTCATTAGCTGTATTCATGTTGATGCATTTTTTGATGATTCGTAAACAGGGTATTTCAGGTCCTTTATAA
- a CDS encoding glycoside hydrolase 100 family protein, with product MAERFSQKNLRVRPSSDEEKIVTNAKKHFEKTLVEIAGELVGSVAALEHPTKNKKLNYGEIFLRDNVPVMIYLITQKRYEIVKRFLSVCLELQSTNYQTRGVFPTSFVEENGKLIGDYGQRSIGRITSADASLWWPILCWYYVNKSGDYAFGKSQSVQRGIQLLLDLVLHPTFEGTPVLFVPDCSFMIDRPMDVWGAPLEVEVLLHGCLKSCINLMELSREDHVSRLLDQRLILTNQWVKDLGSFLLKHYWVTSQTMQILRRRPTEQYGDDQHFNEFNVQPQVVPSWLQDWLENRGGYLIGNIRTGRPDFRFYSLGNSLACMFGVLPPTEQRALFRLVLHNRQHLMAQMPMRICHPHMDVEEWQNKTGSDPKNWPWSYHNGGHWPSLLWFFGTAVLLHQKNYASDDVILMEEMKSLIEESYWCQLNQLPKQEWAEYFDGPTGTWVGQQSRTYQTWTIVGFLLMNHFLREKNNDLDMFSI from the coding sequence ATGGCAGAAAGATTTAGTCAAAAAAATTTAAGGGTGAGGCCAAGTTCCGATGAGGAAAAAATTGTAACAAATGCAAAAAAACACTTCGAAAAGACTTTAGTTGAAATAGCAGGTGAGCTCGTCGGCAGTGTTGCTGCATTAGAACACCCAACAAAAAATAAAAAGTTAAATTACGGCGAAATATTTTTGAGAGACAATGTTCCCGTGATGATTTACCTTATAACCCAAAAGCGGTACGAAATTGTAAAAAGATTCCTTAGTGTATGCCTTGAATTACAAAGTACTAATTACCAAACACGTGGTGTTTTCCCTACTAGTTTTGTTGAAGAAAATGGAAAACTTATCGGGGACTATGGTCAGAGATCAATAGGAAGGATAACTTCAGCTGATGCGAGTTTATGGTGGCCCATTTTATGTTGGTATTACGTAAATAAAAGTGGTGATTATGCCTTTGGGAAAAGTCAAAGCGTTCAAAGAGGTATTCAACTTTTACTGGATCTAGTTCTGCATCCAACCTTCGAGGGCACTCCCGTACTCTTTGTCCCAGATTGCTCATTTATGATTGATAGACCCATGGATGTATGGGGGGCACCTCTTGAGGTTGAAGTTTTACTTCATGGATGTTTAAAAAGTTGTATAAATTTAATGGAATTAAGTAGAGAAGACCATGTAAGTAGACTTTTAGATCAACGACTTATTCTTACAAATCAATGGGTCAAAGATTTAGGTAGTTTTCTCTTAAAACATTATTGGGTTACTAGCCAAACAATGCAAATTTTAAGAAGAAGACCAACTGAGCAGTATGGAGATGATCAACACTTCAATGAATTTAATGTTCAACCTCAAGTAGTCCCCTCATGGCTTCAAGATTGGTTAGAGAATAGGGGAGGTTACTTGATAGGAAATATTAGAACTGGAAGACCTGACTTTCGATTTTACAGTTTAGGAAATTCTTTAGCATGTATGTTTGGAGTACTTCCTCCCACTGAACAAAGAGCTTTATTTAGATTGGTTTTGCATAACAGACAGCATTTGATGGCTCAAATGCCTATGAGGATTTGTCATCCTCATATGGATGTCGAAGAATGGCAAAATAAAACTGGATCAGATCCTAAGAATTGGCCTTGGAGCTACCACAACGGTGGACATTGGCCAAGTTTACTTTGGTTTTTTGGGACAGCTGTTCTTTTACATCAAAAAAATTACGCGTCTGATGATGTGATTCTTATGGAAGAAATGAAATCTTTAATAGAGGAATCTTATTGGTGTCAACTTAATCAATTGCCTAAACAAGAATGGGCAGAATATTTTGATGGGCCTACAGGAACTTGGGTAGGCCAACAATCAAGAACTTATCAAACTTGGACAATTGTTGGTTTTTTATTAATGAATCACTTCCTAAGGGAAAAGAATAATGACTTAGATATGTTTAGTATTTAA